The bacterium genomic interval GGGATTGCCGATAATACCAGCTCGCGCGGGGACTGAAACTTCAACGATCATCCTAATTCCCTTTCGAACCATCAAAAAACGGATTGATATTGTTGCTGAAGGTCTGAACTAAATCAATTTTCCAGCTATCGTTCTTGCTGTCTTTAATCATGTATACCGTATTAAACTTTGAGACCCATTCCCAACCAGACGTTTTGATCTTGATAATCGCGTCTTCGTCATTTACTTCCGTGCTGAGTATTTTGTATTGGACTTTAGAACCTTTCGGAAGTTCCTTAATTAAATCTTCAGCCATTTCAGGCAGGGTTTGCGGCAGGAATTTAAGAAAGCCTTCGGGCGCGGTTGTCTGTTCGAGGAGCTTCTTTGTGTTGCGTTCATTAAGAGCTTCGAAGAAATTACACACGACCTTTTCTGCGCTTGATCGACATTTAAAGCTGTTATAGGCTACTAATGCTCCTATCGTAATCGCCAGTACGATCACAATTGCGATAGATAGTCCAAGAAAAAGCTTCTTTTTACCCTTGGAATTTGATTCTGATATCGATCGTTCTTCAGCCATAGTATCCACGCTGATACCTATAAAGTCCGCCCCATTGCCAAAGCAATTGCTCTCAGATTACCCATAAGCGTTTGGAATTGGGCGGGGGTAAGCGATTGCGGTCCGTCTGAGAGCGCTTCTCGTGGGCATGGATGCATTTCAATCATCAGGCCATCCGCTCCGGCAGCAATGGCCGCAAGCGCCATTGATGGAACCCATCTGGCAACACCAACGGCATGGCTTGGGTCAACAATAACTGGCAGGTGGGAAATTTCTTTAAGCACAGGAACAACGCTGACATCAAGCGTGTTGCGTGTATAGTTCCTATCCAGGGGATGCACTCCTCGCTCACAAAGCATCAGGTTCGGGCTGCCGTTGTGTAGAATATATTCGGCGGCAAGTAGGAACTCATCAATAGGAGCACTAGGGCCGCGTTTGAGCATCACTGGATGACCTGAACGGCCAGCTTCGATTAATAGGGGATAATTCTGCATATTACGCGCGCCGATTTGGAGGATATCAACATACTTTACAGCAAGCGGTACCAAATCGGGCTGCATCACTTCTGAAATAGTTAAAAGACCGATTTCTTCGCCAACGGCCTTGAGTATTTTTAAACCCTCTTCCTGCATGCCTTGGAAGGAATAGGGTGAAGTTCGAGGTTTGAAGGCTCCCCCTCTAAGAATTTGCGCTCCGGCTTCCTTGCAGGCTTTCGCGGATGTCAGCATCTGTTCGTAG includes:
- the aroF gene encoding 3-deoxy-7-phosphoheptulonate synthase; this translates as MIVVMAVAATEEDIQSVVSTIKSQGMDSVVWPGGDRVAIGIPNAIPPELREPLTQKLMSLTGVDHVAHVSRPYKLASREFHSANTVFEIKGTIIGGEQLQVMAGPCAIESYEQMLTSAKACKEAGAQILRGGAFKPRTSPYSFQGMQEEGLKILKAVGEEIGLLTISEVMQPDLVPLAVKYVDILQIGARNMQNYPLLIEAGRSGHPVMLKRGPSAPIDEFLLAAEYILHNGSPNLMLCERGVHPLDRNYTRNTLDVSVVPVLKEISHLPVIVDPSHAVGVARWVPSMALAAIAAGADGLMIEMHPCPREALSDGPQSLTPAQFQTLMGNLRAIALAMGRTL